A genome region from Sulfitobacter sp. W027 includes the following:
- a CDS encoding cyclase family protein, protein MSDAITALVDALASGAARVIDLTHRLDPDFPVIVLPPEFGQCARFRMEEVSAYDHRGPAWKWHNLTLNEHTGTHFDAPIHWVSGRDVANGAVDEIPPEAFIGPVVVIDCSEGVRQDDDFELTPEIIRDWEAKHGTIPADVWVLMRTDWSKRSGADYLNMREDGAHSPGPTPSAIELLLERGIRGFGTETVGTDAGQGMHYDPPFPAHYLLHGAGKYGLQCLCNLDQLPPTGAMLIAPPLKIKGGTGSPLRVLALIPGERP, encoded by the coding sequence ATGAGCGATGCAATCACAGCACTGGTCGATGCGCTGGCAAGCGGCGCGGCGCGGGTCATCGATCTGACCCATCGGCTGGACCCTGATTTCCCGGTCATCGTCTTGCCGCCAGAGTTCGGCCAATGTGCGCGCTTCCGGATGGAAGAGGTCTCGGCCTATGACCATCGCGGCCCGGCGTGGAAGTGGCATAACCTGACGCTTAATGAACACACCGGCACCCATTTCGACGCGCCGATCCACTGGGTTTCGGGCAGGGACGTGGCGAATGGTGCAGTCGATGAAATCCCACCCGAGGCCTTCATCGGCCCGGTGGTTGTGATCGACTGCTCAGAGGGGGTACGGCAGGACGATGACTTTGAACTAACGCCCGAGATCATCCGCGATTGGGAAGCCAAGCATGGCACGATCCCGGCAGACGTTTGGGTGCTTATGCGCACCGACTGGTCAAAGCGTAGCGGCGCGGATTACCTGAACATGCGCGAGGACGGTGCCCATTCGCCAGGCCCCACACCCTCTGCCATCGAACTGCTGCTAGAGCGCGGCATTCGCGGCTTTGGCACCGAGACCGTCGGCACCGACGCGGGGCAGGGGATGCATTACGACCCGCCATTCCCGGCGCACTACCTGCTGCATGGGGCGGGCAAATACGGGCTGCAATGTCTGTGCAACCTCGACCAACTGCCGCCCACGGGGGCCATGCTGATTGCACCGCCGCTCAAGATTAAAGGCGGGACCGGCAGCCCCTTGCGGGTGCTGGCGCTGATACCGGGAGAGAGACCATGA
- a CDS encoding SDR family NAD(P)-dependent oxidoreductase, whose translation MSHYTAVITGGSKGIGADLAQRLLERGYRVVSIARGKPEWEAEGVEHIEADLLDPASVAAVAADIAARYDVTHLVHNAGLIWPNLIEDAKPEDITGLAQLHLGSALTLLQAFLPAMKERGFGRVMFNASRAALGAPTRTAYSASKAGMIGMARTWALELAPHGITVNVVAPGPVQTDNFWGIIPKESEREAELAKRIPVGRLGQVEDVTNAFLFFCDPASSFVTGQTLFVCGGSSIGTLTL comes from the coding sequence ATGAGCCATTACACCGCCGTCATCACCGGGGGCAGCAAGGGCATCGGTGCCGATTTGGCGCAGCGTCTGCTGGAGCGCGGCTATCGGGTGGTTTCCATCGCGCGCGGCAAGCCGGAATGGGAGGCCGAGGGCGTTGAGCATATCGAAGCCGACCTGCTCGATCCCGCCTCCGTCGCTGCCGTGGCCGCCGACATCGCCGCGCGTTATGACGTGACCCATCTGGTGCATAACGCCGGGTTGATCTGGCCCAATCTCATCGAAGACGCCAAGCCCGAGGACATCACTGGACTTGCCCAACTGCACCTCGGCTCGGCCCTGACGCTGCTGCAAGCCTTCCTGCCCGCCATGAAAGAACGCGGTTTTGGCCGGGTGATGTTCAACGCCTCGCGCGCCGCCTTGGGCGCCCCGACGCGCACCGCCTATTCGGCGTCGAAAGCCGGGATGATCGGCATGGCGCGCACCTGGGCGCTGGAGCTTGCGCCGCATGGGATCACCGTAAATGTCGTGGCCCCCGGCCCGGTGCAGACTGACAACTTCTGGGGCATCATCCCGAAAGAAAGCGAACGCGAAGCGGAGCTTGCAAAACGCATCCCGGTGGGCCGTTTGGGGCAGGTGGAGGACGTGACCAACGCCTTTCTCTTCTTCTGCGATCCGGCCAGTAGTTTCGTCACCGGCCAGACGCTTTTCGTTTGTGGCGGTTCGAGCATCGGGACGCTGACGCTCTGA
- a CDS encoding NAD(P)-dependent oxidoreductase has translation MKIGMIGVGLMGHGIARNVMRRGGFALGYFDHPGNQPTDELDGLGATAFDSLSDLAAASDVIILCVTGSPQVEGILTGESGVIARLKPSTVVVDCSTSLPASTLKMAEAVKAAGGDFVDAPMTRTAQFAHEGKLNLLVGGDAAVVEKVSPVLASFTEEVKHVGEVSAGHRLKLLHNYVSVGFMSLLAEAAAQSADAGIDPQSFVDVLAGGGGASVALDRLSPFIVNGDRKALPFAISNALKDFDYYRQMSAQAGAQVEIADGVYSALSKVVEKGAGDAYVPELVQHFRKD, from the coding sequence ATGAAAATCGGTATGATCGGTGTCGGCCTGATGGGCCACGGAATTGCCCGCAACGTGATGCGGCGCGGGGGTTTTGCGCTTGGCTATTTCGATCACCCCGGCAACCAGCCGACCGATGAGTTGGACGGGCTTGGAGCCACGGCCTTCGACAGTCTATCGGACCTTGCGGCAGCCTCAGATGTGATCATCCTCTGCGTTACCGGCTCGCCCCAGGTCGAAGGGATCCTGACTGGCGAGAGCGGCGTAATCGCGAGGCTGAAGCCCAGCACGGTAGTCGTCGATTGCTCAACCTCCTTGCCCGCCTCGACGCTGAAGATGGCCGAAGCGGTCAAGGCGGCGGGGGGCGATTTCGTTGACGCACCGATGACCCGGACCGCGCAATTCGCCCATGAGGGGAAGCTGAACTTGCTGGTCGGGGGTGATGCCGCTGTTGTTGAGAAGGTCTCTCCGGTTCTCGCCTCCTTCACCGAAGAGGTGAAACATGTGGGTGAGGTCAGCGCAGGCCACCGCCTGAAACTGCTGCACAACTACGTTTCGGTTGGCTTTATGTCGCTGCTCGCCGAAGCCGCCGCGCAATCGGCCGATGCGGGTATTGATCCGCAGAGTTTCGTGGATGTCTTGGCGGGTGGCGGCGGGGCCAGTGTCGCGCTTGATCGGCTGTCGCCCTTCATCGTAAACGGCGACCGCAAGGCGCTGCCCTTTGCGATCAGCAACGCGTTGAAGGATTTCGACTATTATCGGCAGATGTCCGCCCAAGCCGGCGCGCAGGTCGAGATTGCCGACGGGGTTTACAGCGCCTTGTCTAAGGTCGTCGAAAAGGGCGCGGGCGACGCCTATGTGCCTGAGCTGGTTCAGCATTTCCGCAAGGACTGA
- a CDS encoding aldehyde dehydrogenase, whose product MTLTFDPHQIAETLYHGQFCPMFIDGKDVPARSGEVLNVVDPASNRALATVPRGGAEDVDAAVAAARRAFEGEWSTFTPYDRQEVLLRIADVMERDWEKLCVSDTADMGLPLARTMGNKRRVIGMLRFYAGQAVALHGDVIENSVSQSMFSFTTREPVGVVGAIIPWNAPTAASIWKIAPALATGCTVVLKPSEDAPLTPLMIAKLMQEAGVPDGVVNVVTGTGREAGARLAEHEDVNKVVFTGSTATGKTIARAGVENLKRITLELGGKSPLIICKDADIDKAVPVAAMAVYAHSGQICIAGSRLFVAREIQDEFIERLAAFARGLKIGHGLDEGTDLGPLINRVQTEKVEGYIAAGKAEGARLVTGGARPEGESYDGGNFLEPVIFADVTDDMTIAREEIFGPVISVLPFDTMEEVIERANATPYGLAAGIFTRDLSTAHRTVKRLKAGSVWVNMYHAIDPAVPFGGLKMSGYGKEGGIEHLHAYLDTKAVWIQTE is encoded by the coding sequence ATGACTTTGACCTTCGACCCCCACCAGATCGCCGAGACCCTTTATCACGGGCAGTTCTGCCCAATGTTCATCGACGGCAAGGATGTGCCCGCGCGTTCGGGTGAGGTGCTGAACGTGGTCGATCCCGCCTCAAACCGGGCGCTGGCGACGGTGCCGCGTGGCGGGGCCGAGGATGTCGATGCCGCCGTCGCTGCCGCGCGTCGGGCATTCGAGGGGGAGTGGTCGACCTTCACGCCCTATGACCGGCAAGAGGTGCTTTTGCGCATTGCCGATGTGATGGAGCGCGATTGGGAAAAGCTCTGTGTGTCGGACACCGCCGATATGGGTCTGCCGCTGGCGCGGACCATGGGCAACAAACGCCGGGTGATCGGGATGCTGCGGTTCTACGCGGGGCAGGCCGTGGCGCTGCATGGCGATGTGATCGAAAACTCGGTCTCGCAATCGATGTTCTCTTTTACTACGCGCGAGCCGGTGGGCGTGGTGGGGGCGATTATCCCTTGGAACGCCCCGACCGCCGCCTCAATCTGGAAAATCGCGCCCGCACTGGCGACGGGCTGCACCGTGGTGTTGAAGCCCTCCGAAGACGCGCCGCTGACGCCCTTGATGATCGCGAAGTTGATGCAAGAGGCAGGCGTGCCCGATGGGGTGGTCAACGTGGTCACCGGCACGGGCCGCGAAGCGGGCGCGCGTCTGGCCGAACATGAGGACGTGAACAAAGTGGTCTTCACCGGTTCGACTGCCACGGGCAAGACGATTGCCCGCGCTGGCGTTGAAAACCTCAAGCGGATCACGTTGGAGTTGGGCGGGAAATCTCCGCTGATCATTTGCAAGGATGCGGATATTGATAAGGCCGTGCCGGTAGCGGCGATGGCGGTCTACGCGCATTCGGGGCAGATTTGTATTGCTGGTTCGCGGCTGTTCGTGGCGCGCGAAATTCAGGATGAGTTCATCGAGAGGCTCGCCGCTTTCGCGCGGGGGCTAAAGATTGGGCATGGCTTGGATGAGGGCACGGACCTTGGCCCGCTGATCAACCGCGTGCAGACTGAAAAGGTCGAGGGCTATATTGCTGCGGGCAAGGCCGAAGGCGCCCGGCTGGTCACGGGCGGGGCACGGCCCGAGGGGGAGAGCTATGACGGCGGTAACTTCCTTGAGCCGGTGATCTTTGCCGATGTGACCGACGACATGACTATCGCGCGGGAGGAGATTTTCGGCCCCGTGATCTCGGTCCTGCCATTCGACACAATGGAAGAGGTGATCGAGCGCGCCAATGCCACGCCCTACGGTCTGGCGGCAGGCATCTTTACCCGCGATCTGAGCACTGCGCATCGGACGGTGAAACGGCTGAAAGCAGGCTCGGTCTGGGTGAACATGTACCACGCGATTGATCCGGCGGTGCCTTTTGGGGGCTTGAAGATGTCGGGCTATGGCAAGGAAGGCGGGATCGAGCATCTTCACGCCTATCTGGATACCAAGGCGGTTTGGATCCAAACGGAATGA
- a CDS encoding TRAP transporter large permease, whose translation MAEILFVSLFVLMVLGLPVAFAMAISVFAAIGLGSSYPQIVVVKEMFSGLDSFPLLAVPFFILAAEIMTGGAITHTLLRFAAQFVGHLRGGLGYANVISSTMFAGISGSALADAAGPGAMMIRMMEKGGYDRSYAGALTISSAVVGPIIPPSIVMIIYALQDQEVSVGSLFMAGVVPGLLLAAGSLAANGWVSWKRDYRSEDARPARAQMWRNTLMALPALGLIVLIVGGIRGGIFTPTEASVIAVFYALFCGFFVYRALRLRDLPGLILRAALISSAVLLILGAARAFAWVLVIEGVPQFLAETIISWELSPILFLLAVNVLLLLFGLFMDPLPGVMILVPILAPISHALGIAPDHFAIVVIVNLTLGLTTPPVGSLIFVVSSAVNLRPAALIREMPPFFLANFVVLMLLTFVPVLSTWLPKISGF comes from the coding sequence ATGGCTGAGATCCTCTTCGTCTCGCTTTTCGTGCTTATGGTGCTGGGGCTGCCCGTGGCCTTTGCCATGGCCATCTCGGTTTTCGCGGCGATTGGCTTGGGCAGTTCCTATCCGCAAATCGTCGTGGTGAAAGAGATGTTCTCGGGCCTCGACAGTTTCCCGTTGCTTGCGGTCCCTTTCTTCATCCTCGCCGCCGAGATCATGACCGGCGGGGCAATCACGCACACGCTGCTTCGCTTTGCCGCTCAGTTCGTCGGGCATCTGCGCGGGGGGCTGGGCTATGCCAATGTGATCTCCTCCACCATGTTCGCGGGCATCTCCGGCTCGGCCTTGGCCGATGCAGCGGGCCCGGGGGCGATGATGATCCGCATGATGGAGAAAGGCGGCTACGATCGCTCATACGCCGGAGCGCTGACGATTTCGTCTGCTGTCGTTGGGCCGATCATTCCGCCGTCCATCGTGATGATTATCTACGCGCTGCAGGATCAGGAGGTATCGGTCGGGTCGCTTTTCATGGCGGGTGTCGTTCCGGGGCTTTTGCTGGCCGCGGGGAGCCTTGCCGCCAATGGTTGGGTCAGCTGGAAGCGCGATTACCGCAGCGAAGATGCCCGCCCCGCGCGGGCGCAGATGTGGCGCAATACTCTCATGGCGCTGCCAGCGCTTGGGCTGATCGTGTTGATCGTCGGCGGCATTCGGGGCGGTATCTTTACCCCGACTGAGGCCTCAGTCATCGCGGTTTTCTATGCGCTCTTTTGCGGGTTCTTTGTCTACCGCGCGCTGCGTCTGCGGGATCTGCCGGGACTGATCCTACGCGCCGCGCTGATCTCTTCGGCGGTGCTGTTGATCCTCGGGGCGGCGCGGGCCTTTGCATGGGTGCTGGTGATCGAAGGCGTGCCACAGTTTCTGGCCGAAACGATCATCTCATGGGAGCTGTCGCCAATCCTGTTCCTTTTGGCGGTCAACGTGCTGCTGCTGCTATTCGGACTGTTCATGGATCCGCTGCCAGGAGTGATGATCTTGGTGCCGATCTTGGCTCCTATCAGCCACGCCCTCGGCATTGCGCCGGATCATTTCGCCATCGTCGTGATCGTGAACCTCACTCTGGGGCTTACGACACCGCCGGTGGGAAGCCTGATCTTCGTGGTGTCCTCGGCGGTGAACCTGCGTCCCGCAGCGCTGATCCGCGAGATGCCACCGTTCTTTCTGGCGAACTTTGTCGTGTTGATGCTGCTGACCTTCGTGCCAGTGCTGAGCACATGGTTGCCGAAAATCAGCGGCTTCTAA
- a CDS encoding TRAP transporter small permease — protein sequence MRRLEQLFVNVNAAVVIACLTGMVLVVGANVALRFSTNHSLSWSDESARYLMIWMAFLGAGLALRQGGHVAITNLHDVMSTRVQRILRVVIVLVLLFFFAFMVKVGWDYMQRAQYQMTPAMRLSFRYVYAAMPVGFTLLIVHLLLIARPFIMAGHYHQPDGQTENMPGAANG from the coding sequence ATGCGCAGATTGGAACAGCTATTCGTCAATGTGAACGCCGCTGTGGTGATCGCCTGCCTGACGGGGATGGTCTTGGTCGTCGGGGCCAATGTCGCCCTGCGGTTCAGCACCAATCATTCGCTGTCATGGTCTGATGAATCCGCCCGCTATCTGATGATCTGGATGGCGTTCCTCGGGGCCGGGCTGGCCCTGCGCCAAGGCGGTCATGTGGCGATCACCAATCTGCATGACGTGATGAGCACCCGGGTGCAGCGCATTCTGCGCGTTGTCATCGTGCTGGTGCTGCTGTTTTTCTTTGCCTTCATGGTCAAGGTCGGCTGGGACTATATGCAGCGCGCGCAGTACCAGATGACCCCGGCGATGCGCCTGTCGTTTCGCTATGTCTATGCAGCTATGCCGGTCGGGTTCACCTTGCTGATCGTGCATCTGCTGCTGATCGCGCGGCCCTTTATCATGGCGGGCCACTATCATCAGCCCGATGGTCAAACCGAAAACATGCCGGGAGCCGCCAATGGCTGA
- a CDS encoding TRAP transporter substrate-binding protein → MFKITTPTAIFATLAALTGGALSAETEVKIGYALAPDSHYGVAAQKWQEVVEAETDGKFTFRHFPSSGLGGEREVVEGLQLGTVEATIVSTGTLSNFVPATGVTDIPFLFRSLDHARRVLDGPIGQDILAEFDSAGMVALAWGEQGFRHITNNRNAIETPEDIAGMKLRTMENPVHLDAFNAAGAAPTPMAWPEVISSLQQGTIDGQENPLSVIVSVKLDEVQKYLTLSGHVYSPAMLLVSKPFWEGLSDEDKAAFEKGATEAVAAMRAFVDDVEQSGVATLKERGMEVNELTEEQKATFRASIESAYEGYYETYGKELIDQIAATE, encoded by the coding sequence ATGTTCAAAATCACCACGCCCACGGCAATTTTCGCCACTTTGGCCGCGCTCACCGGGGGAGCACTGAGCGCCGAAACCGAAGTCAAGATCGGCTACGCCCTCGCCCCCGACAGCCACTACGGCGTCGCGGCGCAGAAGTGGCAGGAAGTCGTCGAGGCTGAGACCGACGGCAAGTTCACCTTCCGCCATTTCCCATCCTCGGGTCTGGGCGGTGAGCGCGAGGTCGTCGAGGGCCTGCAGCTTGGCACCGTTGAGGCGACCATCGTCTCCACTGGCACGCTCAGCAACTTTGTCCCCGCCACCGGCGTGACCGACATTCCTTTCCTGTTCCGCAGCCTTGACCACGCGCGCCGCGTGCTCGACGGCCCAATCGGTCAGGACATCCTTGCTGAATTCGACAGCGCGGGCATGGTGGCACTGGCTTGGGGTGAGCAGGGCTTCCGCCACATCACCAACAACCGCAACGCGATTGAAACTCCCGAAGACATCGCGGGCATGAAGCTGCGCACCATGGAAAACCCGGTGCACCTTGATGCTTTCAACGCCGCCGGTGCCGCCCCCACCCCGATGGCATGGCCCGAGGTGATCAGCTCGCTCCAGCAGGGCACCATCGACGGGCAAGAAAACCCGCTGTCGGTGATTGTCTCGGTGAAACTGGACGAAGTGCAGAAGTACCTGACGCTTTCGGGCCACGTCTATTCGCCCGCTATGCTGTTGGTTTCCAAGCCGTTCTGGGAAGGCCTGTCTGACGAAGACAAAGCCGCCTTTGAGAAGGGTGCGACCGAGGCCGTCGCCGCCATGCGCGCCTTTGTGGATGATGTGGAGCAGAGCGGCGTCGCGACCCTGAAAGAGCGCGGCATGGAAGTGAATGAGCTCACCGAAGAGCAAAAAGCAACCTTCCGCGCCTCCATCGAGAGCGCCTATGAAGGCTACTATGAGACCTACGGTAAAGAGCTGATCGACCAAATCGCCGCGACTGAGTAA
- a CDS encoding TIGR01459 family HAD-type hydrolase codes for MSAAIDPARALAEYQRLRPRLPACDTQGAGRVAARFLDIVAPYDLILFDAYGVLNVGETAIDGAAQTIAALRDMGKSVMVVSNSAAYPKAHMMDRYARLGFDFTLDEVVTSREALLHHVAQEPTRHWGVMLNPDKDMGEIADLGATVLADDPAVYDRAEGFLLVGADGWTAARQEMLEASLARHSRPVFVGNPDLVAPREDGLSLEPGWFAHGLIDATGASVHFCGKPFPDIFDLALARCSAIDPARVLMVGDTLHTDILGSAQAGFATALVTGHGSLLGLDVSAAIKDSGIAPDYIVSKI; via the coding sequence GTGAGCGCCGCGATTGACCCCGCGCGGGCGCTGGCCGAATACCAGCGCCTGCGCCCCCGCTTGCCCGCCTGCGATACGCAAGGCGCGGGAAGAGTTGCGGCACGCTTTCTCGATATCGTCGCTCCCTATGACCTTATCTTGTTCGACGCCTACGGCGTGCTTAACGTCGGCGAGACTGCCATTGATGGAGCCGCGCAGACCATCGCCGCCCTGCGCGATATGGGCAAATCGGTCATGGTCGTTAGCAACTCCGCCGCCTACCCCAAGGCGCATATGATGGACCGCTACGCCCGCCTTGGCTTTGATTTCACGCTTGATGAGGTGGTCACCAGCCGCGAAGCGCTCTTGCACCACGTTGCGCAAGAGCCTACGCGCCACTGGGGCGTGATGTTGAACCCCGATAAAGACATGGGCGAAATTGCTGACCTTGGCGCGACCGTTCTGGCCGATGACCCAGCGGTCTATGATCGGGCCGAAGGATTCCTTCTGGTCGGGGCGGACGGATGGACGGCTGCGCGGCAAGAGATGTTGGAAGCGAGCCTAGCCCGCCACTCCCGGCCCGTTTTCGTCGGCAACCCCGATCTCGTCGCCCCGCGCGAGGATGGTCTGTCGCTCGAACCCGGATGGTTCGCGCATGGCCTGATCGACGCAACCGGCGCCTCGGTGCACTTCTGCGGAAAGCCTTTCCCGGATATTTTCGATCTCGCTCTCGCGCGATGCAGCGCCATCGACCCTGCTCGCGTGCTAATGGTGGGCGACACGCTTCACACCGATATCCTTGGCAGTGCGCAGGCGGGTTTTGCCACGGCATTAGTCACCGGGCACGGCTCTCTCTTAGGTTTGGATGTAAGCGCGGCGATCAAGGACTCTGGTATCGCGCCCGATTATATCGTCAGCAAGATCTGA
- the phnE gene encoding phosphonate ABC transporter, permease protein PhnE: MTTLAEKFGRDDWTRFTLRQRMTRYGVIFGCALGIAWALTSIEVIWAWVWGAPEQIGDLFGRMYPPDPSNLETILKVLWDTVNIATFATTFAVLLSLPVAYIAAQNTTPNRATLWLGRLILVTSRSVNTIIWALLFVAIFGPGVVAGILAIMFRSIGFVGKLLGEAIEEIDKRPVEALEATGASRFKVIAYAIVPQVMPTFWAVSILRWDINLRESTVLGLVGAGGIGIILQGAIDTFNWPEVATILIAIIVLVIIGEVISAFLRRRIL; encoded by the coding sequence ATGACGACCCTTGCAGAGAAATTCGGCCGCGACGACTGGACCCGCTTCACCCTGCGCCAGCGCATGACGCGCTACGGCGTGATCTTTGGCTGCGCGCTCGGCATCGCTTGGGCGCTGACCTCGATCGAGGTCATCTGGGCTTGGGTCTGGGGCGCGCCAGAGCAGATCGGCGACCTTTTCGGCCGCATGTATCCGCCTGACCCCAGCAACCTCGAAACCATTCTCAAGGTGCTTTGGGACACGGTGAACATCGCCACTTTCGCCACCACCTTTGCGGTGCTGCTATCGCTGCCAGTCGCCTATATCGCGGCGCAGAATACCACACCGAACCGCGCCACGCTCTGGCTCGGGCGGCTGATCCTCGTGACCTCGCGCTCAGTGAACACGATCATCTGGGCACTGCTCTTCGTCGCGATCTTTGGCCCCGGCGTGGTGGCGGGCATCCTCGCGATCATGTTCCGCTCCATCGGCTTTGTCGGCAAATTGCTGGGCGAGGCGATTGAAGAGATCGACAAACGCCCCGTCGAAGCACTCGAAGCCACAGGCGCCTCGCGTTTCAAGGTCATCGCCTATGCCATCGTCCCGCAGGTCATGCCGACCTTCTGGGCGGTCTCTATTCTGCGGTGGGACATCAACCTGCGCGAATCCACCGTTCTAGGCCTCGTCGGCGCGGGCGGCATCGGGATCATCCTGCAGGGGGCCATCGACACCTTCAACTGGCCCGAGGTCGCCACGATCCTCATCGCGATCATCGTGCTTGTGATTATTGGCGAGGTCATCTCGGCTTTCCTGCGCCGCCGCATCCTGTGA
- the phnE gene encoding phosphonate ABC transporter, permease protein PhnE — MSAPRDTWKKPPFIANPALRWAVILGAVAYFVWVGTTMPVDWNRVVEGFGRAGRIFGGAFPPSFERSGLLIDGFLESLKIAILATAGGVLLSIPIAFMAARNVAPKPIFYLGRAIIIVARSFHPVIVAILFVKAVGFGPFAGVLTLIVYSVGFVAKMLAERIEEIDFGQVEALRAAGAPYFSTLSYAIFPQIMPRQIGLTIYQLDSNLRASAVVGIVGAGGIGATLANAFGRYDYDFALAITMVIVGVILVSEAVSGVIRKRIQ, encoded by the coding sequence ATGAGCGCCCCCCGCGACACTTGGAAAAAACCGCCCTTCATCGCCAACCCGGCTCTGCGGTGGGCGGTGATCCTCGGCGCTGTGGCCTATTTCGTCTGGGTCGGCACCACCATGCCGGTCGACTGGAACCGCGTCGTCGAAGGCTTTGGCCGCGCCGGGCGCATCTTTGGCGGGGCCTTCCCGCCCAGTTTCGAACGGTCGGGCCTGCTGATCGACGGCTTTCTCGAAAGCCTGAAAATCGCCATCCTCGCCACCGCGGGCGGCGTGCTTCTGTCGATCCCCATCGCCTTCATGGCAGCCCGCAACGTGGCGCCGAAGCCGATCTTCTACCTCGGCCGCGCCATCATCATCGTGGCGCGCAGCTTTCACCCGGTGATCGTCGCGATCCTCTTCGTCAAGGCCGTGGGCTTCGGCCCCTTCGCCGGGGTGCTGACGCTGATCGTCTACTCCGTGGGCTTCGTCGCCAAGATGCTGGCCGAGCGGATTGAGGAGATCGACTTCGGCCAAGTCGAAGCCCTGCGCGCCGCCGGGGCACCCTATTTCTCGACGCTGAGCTACGCAATCTTCCCGCAGATCATGCCACGCCAAATCGGTCTCACGATCTACCAGCTTGACAGCAACCTGCGCGCTTCGGCCGTGGTCGGCATCGTCGGTGCCGGCGGCATTGGCGCGACGCTGGCCAATGCCTTTGGTCGCTATGACTATGACTTTGCGCTGGCCATCACCATGGTCATCGTCGGTGTGATCCTTGTCTCCGAAGCCGTCAGCGGCGTGATCAGAAAGCGCATCCAATGA
- the phnC gene encoding phosphonate ABC transporter ATP-binding protein: protein MLKITDLVKRYGSGDPVLKNLDLTIEGESVVSIIGSSGAGKSTLLRCINRLVEPNTGSINLNGTELTSLRGRNLRAARRKIGMVFQGFNLVDRLTVMENVQSGRLGYISTWAAVTRRYPKADIRRAYELMERVGIAQYANTRADQLSGGERQRVGVVRALMQDPDILLADEPTASLDPKTSEQIMGLLRDLAGELKLPVLINIHNVTEAKEYTDRIVGMRYGRIIFDDVPAKLDQEAMDKIYAGSPHADRAQGADSGAAA, encoded by the coding sequence ATGTTGAAAATTACCGACCTCGTGAAGCGCTATGGCAGCGGTGATCCGGTGCTGAAAAACCTCGACTTGACGATCGAGGGCGAAAGCGTCGTTTCGATCATCGGTTCCTCCGGCGCGGGCAAATCCACATTGCTGCGCTGCATCAACCGCTTGGTGGAGCCGAACACGGGGTCGATCAACCTCAACGGCACCGAACTGACCAGCCTGCGAGGCCGCAACCTGCGCGCCGCGCGCCGCAAGATCGGCATGGTGTTTCAGGGCTTCAACCTCGTCGACCGTCTCACGGTGATGGAGAACGTCCAGTCCGGCCGCTTGGGCTATATCTCGACATGGGCCGCCGTGACCCGCCGCTACCCCAAGGCCGACATCCGCCGCGCCTATGAGCTAATGGAACGCGTCGGCATCGCGCAATACGCCAACACCCGCGCCGACCAGCTGTCGGGCGGTGAACGCCAGCGTGTCGGCGTGGTCCGCGCCCTGATGCAAGACCCCGACATTCTGCTGGCCGATGAGCCGACCGCCTCGCTCGACCCCAAGACATCCGAGCAGATCATGGGCCTGCTGCGCGATCTCGCCGGTGAGCTGAAGTTGCCGGTATTGATCAACATCCATAACGTGACCGAGGCCAAGGAATACACCGACCGCATCGTCGGCATGCGCTATGGCCGGATCATCTTCGACGACGTACCCGCCAAGCTTGACCAAGAGGCGATGGACAAGATCTATGCCGGCAGCCCGCATGCCGACCGCGCCCAAGGCGCGGACAGTGGGGCCGCAGCATGA